From the genome of Triticum aestivum cultivar Chinese Spring chromosome 3B, IWGSC CS RefSeq v2.1, whole genome shotgun sequence, one region includes:
- the LOC123066257 gene encoding defensin Tk-AMP-D3 has product MDLSMKVFVVVLLLLVATEDQGPVQVALARDCKSQSYKFKGMCVRDDNCASVCLTEGFPRGKCKGFACSCYKDC; this is encoded by the exons ATGGATCTCTCCATGAAAGTCTTTGTGGTCGTCCTCCTGCTTCTTGTGGCCACTG AGGACCAGGGACCAGTGCAAGTAGCTTTGGCGAGGGACTGCAAGTCACAGAGCTACAAGTTCAAGGGGATGTGCGTGCGCGATGACAATTGTGCAAGTGTTTGCCTGACCGAGGGTTTCCCCAGAGGCAAGTGCAAGGGCTTTGCATGTTCCTGCTACAAGGATTGCTAG